In one Spirosoma rigui genomic region, the following are encoded:
- a CDS encoding DUF5074 domain-containing protein, which translates to MKKQWRYGTLAGLWALSVWGCKTPDPAPSPYESGVYIINAGSSFDNNGSISYLPRNAAAASTDIFNAANARPLGGVVQDYAEIDGKGVVLVDNSKVGQDKVEIVEAGTFKSLGTVQAPDVENPRAVVAAGPNKAYVSCWDATGDFSNFYPKPGYVLVIDLASRTVTKKIPVTRGADRMVLVGSEVYLGTTGGERVLTVIDTEKDEVRQPGVDVGVNINPVAVDANGRLWAYAASAKEMVRINAATKAVDLRLRVGNAVKSPASIALSQDKQVFYFVNSFVDSNDNLREKGELYSFRITDGAIPATTPIVNRLFSGLGVDPQSGLLYAGVTPASKQAGYVLRYRPNGNGVVLVDSVKAEIAPSKFFFR; encoded by the coding sequence ATGAAGAAACAATGGCGTTACGGAACACTCGCGGGATTATGGGCGCTAAGCGTATGGGGCTGTAAAACACCTGATCCGGCACCTTCACCCTATGAATCGGGCGTTTATATCATCAACGCCGGTAGTTCCTTTGATAACAACGGGTCCATTTCATACCTACCCCGTAACGCAGCAGCGGCATCGACCGATATATTCAATGCCGCGAATGCCCGGCCGCTGGGCGGTGTCGTTCAGGATTATGCCGAGATTGATGGAAAAGGCGTCGTTCTCGTCGATAATAGCAAAGTCGGGCAGGACAAGGTCGAAATCGTCGAAGCAGGTACGTTCAAATCGCTGGGCACCGTACAGGCGCCCGACGTGGAGAACCCACGTGCGGTAGTTGCTGCTGGCCCCAACAAGGCCTATGTAAGCTGCTGGGACGCTACCGGCGACTTCTCGAATTTTTACCCGAAACCGGGCTATGTACTGGTAATCGATCTGGCCTCGCGAACGGTAACCAAGAAAATCCCGGTGACGCGGGGCGCCGACCGCATGGTGTTGGTAGGATCAGAAGTATACCTGGGTACGACGGGTGGCGAGCGGGTACTGACGGTGATCGATACCGAAAAGGATGAAGTCCGGCAGCCCGGCGTAGACGTGGGCGTGAATATTAACCCGGTGGCTGTCGATGCCAATGGCCGGCTGTGGGCCTACGCGGCTTCGGCCAAAGAGATGGTACGGATCAATGCCGCTACCAAAGCCGTTGACCTCCGGCTCAGAGTTGGCAATGCCGTGAAGTCACCCGCTTCCATTGCGCTGAGCCAGGATAAACAGGTCTTTTATTTCGTCAACTCCTTCGTCGACTCCAACGACAACCTCCGGGAAAAAGGAGAACTGTACAGTTTCCGCATCACCGACGGTGCCATCCCCGCCACGACGCCCATCGTGAACCGGTTGTTCAGTGGCCTGGGTGTCGACCCACAATCGGGCCTGCTGTATGCCGGAGTCACCCCGGCCTCTAAACAGGCGGGCTATGTACTGCGGTACCGTCCTAACGGCAACGGCGTCGTACTGGTCGATTCGGTGAAGGCCGAG